The Clostridium aceticum genomic interval TCTTAATTGATGAGATATAGCGGATTGGTTCATATCTAATACTGCTGCAATATCACATACACACATTTCCTTTTGAAATAAAGCAGAAAGAATTTTTATTCTAGTAACATCTCCAAACACTTTGAAAAATTCTGCCATATCATTTAACACAGTATCTTCCAACATTTTTTCTTTTACTTGCTTTACATCCTCTTCATGAATACATTGAACTTCACAGATTTCGATATCTTTTTTCATTTCACTCCCCCTATTACATATGAATATGTGTTCATATGTTCCTTTGTTATTACTTTATCAATATTTTTATATCAAGTCAATAGCTATTTAAAATAAATCTTTAAAAATAGAACACTTTTTAAAGTGTTCTACATTTTTTAGATTCCATGCACAAGAAAACCCAGCAAACACAACGCATATAGAAATACGTAAGAATACTGGGTTTTTAAAATCCACCTACTTCATTGTGCCATTTTCTATTAATTCATCTACAGGTACTTCCATTTTATCTGCAGCAATGTCAATGCCTTCTTGAATTTCTGCAGTTTGGTTTTGTGCATCTAGCCCTGTAATCCATACAGATCTGCCTTGATGCAGTACCTCAATATGGCTAGGAGATTTTACGATCTCCTGTGCTCTTTTAAAATTCAAAGCTTATCACTCCTTTTTTTTATTCATTGCTACTATTGTGCCTCATTGTTCTTTTCTTTATGACATCTATTTTTTCATAGAGTTCTTAAAAATTTCAAAAGTTTTTAAATATCCTAATAAGTTTTAAGGCAAACTAATAGCATGACGCATATAGGAATTATCATGAGTATTTTTTAAAGATCATACTTTAAGTGAATATTTTAGGAGGTACATAGAATGGATGTTTTTGAAATTAAAAATAAAGTTTACTGGTCAGGCGTACTTGATCCAGATTTAGAAACCTTCGACATTATCATGAAAACCCCTTACGGTTCCACATATAACGCTTACTTTATTGATGATGAAAAAAAGGTTTTAATCGATACTGTAAAGGCCAATTTTAAAAAGGAGTATTTAGAAAAACTCAAAACCTTAACAAATATTGAAGAAATCGATTATGTTGTTATTCAACATACAGAACCTGATCATGCCGGCAGTTTAAAATATATTTTAGAAATAAACCCCCATGTAGAAGTTTTTTGTACAAAAGCAGCCAGTATCTTTCTTCAAGAACAAATTAACAAAGAGTTTAAATGTCATGTGATAAAAGATGGGGAGGTATTAGACATCGGTAGCAGAAAATTAACCTTTATTACTGCTCCCTTCTTGCATTGG includes:
- a CDS encoding H-type small acid-soluble spore protein — translated: MNFKRAQEIVKSPSHIEVLHQGRSVWITGLDAQNQTAEIQEGIDIAADKMEVPVDELIENGTMK
- a CDS encoding ArsR/SmtB family transcription factor, coding for MKKDIEICEVQCIHEEDVKQVKEKMLEDTVLNDMAEFFKVFGDVTRIKILSALFQKEMCVCDIAAVLDMNQSAISHQLRLLKSRRLVKFRREGKVIYYSLDDAHIKKIFNEGLHHIQHS